The following proteins are co-located in the Flavobacterium sp. CECT 9288 genome:
- a CDS encoding NYN domain-containing protein encodes MSNNTKELKLAVLIDADNVPYSNVKGMMEEIAKFGTPTTKRIYADWTKPNASGWKSVLLEHAITPIQQYSYTVGKNSSDSAMIIDAMDLLYSDKVDGFCIVSSDSDFTRLAIRLRESGMKVIGIGEQKTPNSFIVACDRFVYIEVLDGAIKKKEPKRTATDPKKPSPKSLNKVDLQTIELIESTIEDIGDDSGWAFLGDVGNLIVKKKPEFDPRNYGFSKLTPMLKSLTDILEIDERDSDKKGIKHVYVRLRFS; translated from the coding sequence ATGTCTAACAATACAAAGGAATTAAAACTAGCGGTACTTATTGATGCTGACAACGTTCCCTACAGTAATGTAAAAGGAATGATGGAAGAGATTGCTAAGTTTGGTACGCCTACTACAAAACGCATCTATGCCGATTGGACAAAACCAAATGCTAGCGGTTGGAAAAGCGTATTATTAGAACATGCCATTACTCCTATACAACAATACAGTTATACGGTAGGCAAAAATTCCTCAGATTCAGCCATGATTATTGATGCCATGGATTTACTCTATTCCGATAAGGTAGATGGTTTTTGTATTGTATCTAGCGACTCTGATTTTACAAGACTTGCCATTCGATTGCGAGAATCTGGAATGAAGGTCATAGGAATTGGCGAACAAAAAACCCCCAATTCATTCATTGTAGCCTGTGACCGATTTGTGTACATTGAAGTCTTGGACGGAGCAATCAAAAAGAAAGAACCAAAAAGAACAGCAACTGATCCTAAAAAACCATCTCCTAAAAGCTTAAATAAAGTAGATCTGCAAACTATAGAATTAATTGAATCTACTATTGAAGATATTGGTGATGATAGCGGATGGGCGTTTCTAGGTGATGTTGGAAATTTAATTGTAAAAAAGAAACCCGAGTTTGATCCAAGGAATTATGGTTTTTCAAAACTAACTCCGATGTTGAAATCCTTAACAGATATTCTTGAAATAGATGAGCGCGACTCAGATAAAAAAGGAATCAAACACGTTTATGTACGTTTACGATTTAGTTAA
- a CDS encoding glycosyltransferase family 4 protein, with the protein MKNNKVLIITYYWPPAGGPGVQRWLKFVKYLPDFGVQPVVYIPENPTYPIVDQNLVSEVSDQAIIIKHRIFEPYQLASFLSKNKTQKMNSGIIPNQKKQSFLDKTFLWVRGNLFIPDARVFWVKPSVSFLEKYILENDIDTIITSGPPHSLHLIGLELKQKLNLKWFADFRDPWTTIGYHKSLRLSSFAAKKHKALEHQVLNAADTVIVTSKTTKMEFQAITNKPISVITNGYDTEQVEKQILDVKFSLAHIGSFLSERNPKMLWEVLLELLEEIPSFKLNLEIKLIGAVSQEVLETISQFGLKEYLNNLGYVSHAEAIAHQRKSQVLLLIEINSEDTKSIIPGKLFEYMVSNRPIIAIGPEDSDFAEIITNTNTGVFFDYSEKMKLKRVILEFYDQFLEGRLQSNGVGLHNYSRKNLTKELVQLLNKI; encoded by the coding sequence TTGAAAAATAATAAAGTTTTAATAATTACCTATTATTGGCCACCGGCGGGAGGACCAGGAGTACAGCGTTGGCTTAAGTTTGTAAAGTATTTACCAGATTTTGGCGTTCAGCCAGTTGTTTATATTCCGGAGAATCCTACCTATCCTATTGTAGATCAAAATCTTGTAAGTGAGGTGTCAGATCAAGCAATTATTATCAAGCATAGGATTTTTGAGCCTTATCAATTGGCCTCTTTTTTATCCAAGAATAAAACTCAAAAAATGAATTCGGGGATTATTCCTAATCAAAAAAAGCAATCTTTTCTTGATAAAACTTTTCTTTGGGTTAGAGGGAATCTTTTTATTCCTGATGCCCGCGTTTTTTGGGTAAAACCATCAGTATCATTTTTAGAAAAATACATTTTAGAAAATGATATTGATACCATTATTACTTCGGGTCCGCCACACAGTTTGCATCTTATTGGATTAGAATTAAAACAAAAATTAAATCTAAAATGGTTTGCTGATTTTAGAGATCCTTGGACCACAATAGGGTATCATAAATCTTTGCGATTATCAAGTTTTGCCGCCAAGAAACATAAAGCTTTAGAGCATCAAGTTTTGAATGCTGCTGATACGGTTATTGTAACGAGTAAAACTACTAAAATGGAATTTCAAGCGATTACAAATAAACCAATTTCGGTAATTACCAATGGTTATGATACAGAGCAAGTTGAAAAACAAATTTTAGATGTCAAATTTAGCTTAGCACATATTGGTTCTTTTCTCTCTGAGAGAAATCCAAAGATGTTATGGGAAGTGCTGCTGGAACTGCTAGAGGAAATCCCTAGTTTTAAATTGAATTTAGAAATAAAACTAATAGGCGCGGTCAGTCAAGAAGTTTTAGAAACGATTTCTCAATTCGGGTTAAAAGAATATTTGAATAATCTGGGTTATGTTTCACATGCAGAAGCTATTGCGCACCAAAGAAAGTCACAGGTTTTGTTGCTAATCGAAATCAACTCTGAAGATACTAAAAGTATTATCCCAGGGAAACTTTTTGAATACATGGTTTCCAATAGGCCTATTATAGCAATTGGGCCTGAAGATTCTGATTTTGCTGAAATTATTACGAATACCAACACAGGTGTATTTTTTGACTATTCTGAGAAAATGAAACTTAAAAGAGTAATTTTAGAGTTTTATGATCAATTTTTAGAAGGAAGGTTGCAATCCAATGGAGTTGGTTTACATAACTATTCTAGAAAAAACCTTACTAAAGAATTAGTTCAATTGCTTAACAAAATATAG
- a CDS encoding YfhO family protein codes for MKIINKFYPHALAIFGFVLVSLIYFYPVLQGKQIFQSDIVQYTGMAKEQNDFRATNDVEPYWTNSAFGGMPTYQLGAKYSHDYIGALDDALRFLPRPADYLFLYFLGFYALLLVLKIDPLKAFFGALAFGFSTYLIVILGVGHNAKAHAIGYMPLVVAGFILVFQKKYVLGGLITLFATALEINANHFQMTYYLLIFLLILSGYFIYKYIKDKEYKTLLYSFGVLAVAGIFALGANATNLLATSEYTNFSIRGKSELTFNPDGTKNQTTSSMSKDYITEYSYGVMESFNLIAPRLFGGSNNEKVGKDSHMFEFMIGQGVPEDQATDFVSGMPTYWGDQPIVAAPAYIGIVVFFLAVMALFLDQRKIKYVFLAGAFVSLLLSWGKNFPLLTDFFIEYIPLYDKFRAVSSIQVVLEMCFPVLAIMGLQSYFKSDKNAQWKSLYETTILSLGILLILFLSKSMFSFSGGTDAYFQESYGPDFVNALKEDRMSLFSADLLRSAFFIILVAGVLWLSLKERFAQNTAIVIVGLLMVSDLFFVAKNYVSGKDFVSKYQVEAPFQESPSDAEILKDTSNYRVFEVGDIMGARASYFHKSIGGYSAVRPRRMQQLLDYQIVKNNIEVLNMLNVKYLIQKDKEGKEFPVANPDANGNAWFVSQVKQVNSPDAEMKALDKLDSKNTVVINTKEFQVKNTAFAKDSAAKISVVTYKPNYIKYTATNKNEGFAVFSEAYYGKGWNAYIDDKKVDHLRVDYLLRGLPIPAGKHKIEFKFEPQVVKTGSTITLISGVGILLLLIGGIYYEKKKIQKNVD; via the coding sequence TTGAAAATAATTAATAAGTTTTACCCACACGCTCTTGCCATTTTTGGTTTTGTTCTTGTTTCCTTGATTTACTTTTATCCAGTTTTGCAAGGAAAACAAATTTTCCAATCGGATATTGTTCAATATACAGGCATGGCCAAGGAACAAAACGATTTTAGAGCCACAAATGATGTAGAACCGTATTGGACTAATTCTGCGTTTGGTGGAATGCCTACGTATCAATTAGGAGCCAAATATTCGCATGATTATATTGGTGCTCTGGATGATGCATTGCGATTTTTACCTCGTCCTGCTGATTATTTATTTCTTTACTTTTTAGGTTTTTATGCATTATTATTAGTGCTGAAAATAGATCCTCTAAAGGCCTTCTTCGGAGCCTTGGCTTTTGGATTTTCCACTTATTTGATTGTTATTTTGGGTGTAGGGCATAATGCAAAAGCACATGCAATTGGGTACATGCCACTTGTTGTTGCGGGATTTATTTTGGTTTTCCAAAAAAAATACGTGTTGGGTGGATTGATCACACTTTTTGCGACAGCATTAGAGATCAATGCGAATCACTTTCAAATGACGTATTACCTCTTGATTTTCCTTTTAATACTCTCAGGGTATTTTATATATAAATACATAAAGGATAAAGAATATAAGACGTTACTATATTCTTTTGGAGTTCTAGCAGTTGCTGGTATTTTTGCGCTTGGTGCCAATGCAACTAACTTATTGGCTACTTCTGAATATACTAATTTCAGTATCAGAGGCAAAAGTGAGCTTACTTTTAACCCTGATGGGACTAAAAACCAGACTACTTCATCCATGTCTAAAGATTATATTACCGAATATAGTTATGGCGTAATGGAAAGCTTTAACCTTATTGCTCCTCGTCTTTTTGGAGGTTCAAATAATGAAAAAGTAGGCAAGGATAGTCACATGTTTGAGTTCATGATAGGACAAGGAGTTCCTGAGGATCAAGCAACTGATTTTGTCTCAGGAATGCCTACTTATTGGGGAGATCAACCCATCGTGGCAGCACCAGCTTACATAGGAATTGTAGTTTTCTTTTTGGCAGTGATGGCTTTGTTTTTAGACCAAAGAAAAATTAAATACGTTTTCTTAGCAGGCGCATTTGTTTCCTTACTGCTTTCTTGGGGAAAAAATTTCCCTCTATTAACTGATTTTTTTATTGAATACATACCGTTGTATGATAAGTTTAGAGCAGTGTCTTCTATTCAGGTAGTTTTAGAAATGTGCTTTCCAGTACTTGCAATAATGGGATTGCAATCGTATTTCAAATCAGATAAAAATGCGCAGTGGAAATCTTTGTATGAAACAACAATTCTTTCTTTAGGTATACTTCTTATTTTGTTTTTAAGTAAAAGCATGTTTAGTTTTTCTGGTGGTACTGATGCGTATTTTCAAGAAAGCTATGGTCCTGACTTTGTCAACGCTTTGAAGGAAGATAGAATGAGTTTGTTTAGTGCAGATTTGCTTCGCTCTGCTTTCTTTATAATATTGGTAGCTGGAGTTTTGTGGCTGTCTTTAAAGGAGAGATTTGCACAGAATACTGCTATTGTAATCGTGGGTCTATTGATGGTTTCTGACTTGTTTTTTGTTGCTAAAAATTATGTTTCAGGTAAAGATTTTGTGAGCAAGTACCAAGTAGAAGCTCCTTTCCAAGAATCTCCATCAGATGCGGAAATTTTAAAAGATACTTCAAATTATAGAGTATTTGAGGTAGGAGATATTATGGGTGCTAGAGCCTCTTATTTTCATAAATCTATTGGGGGTTACAGTGCTGTGAGACCAAGAAGAATGCAGCAATTACTGGATTATCAAATTGTAAAAAACAATATCGAAGTGCTGAACATGCTTAATGTGAAGTATTTGATACAGAAAGATAAGGAAGGGAAAGAGTTTCCGGTTGCTAACCCTGATGCCAATGGTAATGCATGGTTTGTAAGTCAGGTGAAACAAGTTAATTCTCCCGATGCCGAAATGAAAGCTTTGGATAAATTAGATTCAAAAAATACGGTTGTCATTAATACAAAGGAGTTTCAAGTAAAAAATACGGCTTTCGCCAAAGATAGTGCGGCTAAAATATCTGTAGTTACGTATAAACCCAATTACATCAAGTATACTGCTACCAATAAAAATGAAGGCTTCGCCGTATTCTCTGAAGCTTATTATGGTAAGGGTTGGAATGCTTACATTGACGATAAAAAAGTAGATCATTTGAGAGTTGATTATCTTTTAAGAGGATTGCCAATACCAGCTGGAAAACACAAAATTGAATTTAAATTTGAGCCTCAAGTAGTAAAAACGGGTAGTACGATTACGCTGATAAGCGGAGTTGGAATATTATTACTACTGATTGGGGGAATTTATTACGAAAAAAAGAAGATCCAGAAGAACGTTGATTAG
- a CDS encoding GTP cyclohydrolase: MITIHEAVSKKELTTFIKFPFSLYKNNPYWVPPLIADELETFDKTKNPAFENAEAYFYVAKKNNEIVGRITAIINWSEVKNQQKLKVRFGWFDVIDDIEVTKALLEKVYELGKKNNLDHVEGPMGFSNLDKVGVMTEGFNEISTMITWYNHPYYANHFRELGFKVEKEYLESKFPFENVKLEFFEKANDLVKKRYQLSPLNFKTTKEVMPHVDKMFDLFNKSYASLSSFVAISDTQKEYFKKKYISFINPEFIKFVEDKDHNIVAFSIVMPDFAEALQKSKGKLFPFGFLHMLKARKQSKNVIFYLIGVLPEYQNKAVTAILFKECYETFKEKGILNCFRTPELADNVAIQNLWKHFDPQVHKKRCTFRAEL; the protein is encoded by the coding sequence ATGATTACAATACACGAAGCCGTATCAAAAAAAGAATTAACAACGTTTATTAAATTTCCTTTTTCCCTTTACAAAAACAATCCCTACTGGGTTCCGCCGCTTATTGCTGATGAGCTCGAAACATTTGATAAAACAAAAAATCCAGCTTTTGAAAATGCAGAAGCCTATTTTTATGTAGCCAAAAAAAACAATGAAATCGTTGGCCGAATTACAGCAATAATTAATTGGAGTGAGGTAAAAAACCAACAGAAATTAAAAGTACGTTTTGGTTGGTTTGATGTAATTGATGACATCGAAGTGACAAAAGCTCTATTAGAAAAGGTTTACGAACTTGGCAAAAAAAACAATTTAGATCATGTAGAAGGACCTATGGGATTTTCAAATCTTGACAAAGTTGGGGTTATGACTGAGGGTTTTAATGAAATTAGCACCATGATCACGTGGTACAACCATCCTTATTACGCAAACCATTTTAGAGAACTAGGATTTAAAGTTGAGAAAGAATATTTAGAGAGTAAATTTCCTTTTGAAAATGTAAAACTTGAGTTTTTTGAAAAGGCAAATGATTTGGTTAAAAAAAGATATCAATTGAGTCCGTTGAACTTTAAAACCACAAAAGAAGTAATGCCGCACGTAGATAAAATGTTTGATTTATTCAATAAATCCTACGCTTCCTTATCCTCTTTTGTAGCTATTTCTGATACACAAAAAGAGTATTTCAAGAAAAAATACATCAGCTTTATCAATCCTGAATTTATAAAGTTTGTAGAAGACAAAGATCATAACATTGTCGCTTTTAGTATCGTAATGCCTGATTTTGCTGAGGCTTTACAAAAATCCAAAGGGAAGTTGTTTCCGTTTGGGTTCTTGCACATGCTAAAGGCTAGAAAACAAAGTAAAAATGTGATTTTTTATCTGATAGGTGTACTACCCGAATATCAAAACAAAGCTGTTACTGCCATTCTATTCAAGGAATGTTATGAAACATTTAAAGAAAAAGGGATTCTAAACTGTTTTAGAACTCCTGAACTTGCAGATAATGTTGCCATTCAAAATCTATGGAAACATTTTGACCCTCAAGTACACAAAAAGCGTTGTACTTTTAGAGCTGAATTGTAA
- a CDS encoding lipopolysaccharide biosynthesis protein, with protein sequence MGIVLNQSLKNTIITYAGFGIGALNTLYLYPIFLGATYYALANYILSVANVIMPLFAIGMQNTLVKFYSQYKTDEEKAQFLSFTVLFPLLLSIPLIFIGFLFFDDILFFVSKKNPIVKDFIWLIPFIGLSMAYFEIFYAWARVHMHSVFGNFIKEVGLRLLSLLALVGVYYKWITIVDFIYITAGIYFLALVVTMAYAFYIKMPSFQIAVPKNVKDILEYTFYIILSGSVANLLLDGDKIMLNQYMVIDNIAYYSIATFIALVISVPSRAMHQIVYPITAKLMHDNKLTELNVLYKKTSINLQVVGGYVMLGIFVNINQLYEIVPKEYSGGILVVFMIGISKYFDLILGNNNAIIFNTKYYRAVLFLGVFLVVVAIGLNAIFIPLYGIMGSAFATLVSITLYSIAKLLFVVKRLHLYPFTKQTLHSLAITFLLFLMFYFWDFPFNPILNILLKSILITVLYVYVNYKFVVSNEINDAINMVLKKIKFL encoded by the coding sequence ATGGGAATAGTATTAAATCAATCATTAAAGAATACCATAATTACCTACGCCGGTTTTGGGATAGGAGCATTAAATACACTTTATTTATATCCTATTTTTTTAGGTGCTACGTATTATGCTCTAGCTAATTATATTTTATCTGTTGCCAATGTGATTATGCCTTTGTTTGCAATAGGAATGCAAAACACATTAGTCAAGTTTTATTCTCAATACAAAACAGATGAGGAGAAAGCTCAGTTTTTATCCTTTACGGTTTTGTTTCCACTATTGTTATCGATTCCATTAATCTTTATTGGTTTTTTGTTTTTTGATGACATTTTATTTTTTGTTTCTAAAAAAAATCCAATTGTAAAAGATTTTATTTGGTTGATACCGTTTATAGGTTTATCAATGGCATATTTCGAAATATTTTATGCTTGGGCACGAGTGCATATGCACTCCGTTTTTGGTAATTTTATTAAAGAGGTTGGGCTTAGATTGTTGTCATTACTAGCATTAGTAGGAGTCTATTATAAGTGGATTACCATTGTAGATTTTATTTACATTACTGCTGGAATTTATTTTTTGGCACTTGTAGTCACTATGGCTTATGCTTTTTATATCAAGATGCCTAGTTTTCAAATCGCGGTACCTAAAAACGTTAAAGACATTTTAGAGTATACTTTTTATATCATTTTATCAGGTAGTGTTGCCAATTTACTTTTGGATGGAGATAAAATTATGCTTAACCAATACATGGTTATCGATAATATTGCGTATTACTCTATTGCAACCTTTATAGCGTTAGTGATATCCGTTCCTAGTCGAGCCATGCATCAAATTGTTTATCCGATTACTGCAAAATTAATGCACGATAACAAACTCACGGAGTTGAATGTATTGTATAAAAAAACATCTATAAATCTGCAAGTTGTTGGTGGCTATGTCATGCTAGGTATTTTTGTTAATATTAATCAGTTGTATGAAATTGTTCCGAAGGAATATAGTGGAGGAATATTAGTGGTTTTTATGATTGGAATTTCTAAGTACTTTGATTTAATTCTAGGGAATAATAATGCAATCATTTTCAATACAAAATACTATCGTGCCGTTTTATTTTTAGGTGTATTTCTTGTAGTGGTAGCCATTGGTTTAAATGCTATTTTTATTCCTCTTTACGGGATTATGGGTTCTGCATTTGCTACATTGGTTTCTATAACATTGTACAGTATCGCTAAATTGCTTTTTGTTGTCAAAAGATTGCACTTATATCCTTTTACAAAGCAAACTTTACATTCACTAGCAATAACATTTTTGTTGTTTCTTATGTTTTATTTTTGGGATTTTCCTTTTAATCCTATTTTAAATATTTTACTAAAATCAATCTTGATTACAGTATTGTATGTTTATGTTAATTACAAATTTGTTGTTTCAAATGAGATCAATGATGCTATAAATATGGTTCTCAAAAAAATAAAATTTTTGTAA
- a CDS encoding pyridoxal phosphate-dependent aminotransferase family protein encodes MVKDLFERIQNNKGPLGKWASQAEGYFVFPKLEGELGPRMQFGGKNILNWSLNDYLGLANHPEVRQADTDAAAQYGAAYPMGARMMSGHTKYHEQLENELATFVMKESAYLLNFGYQGIMSTIDALVTRNDIIVYDVDAHACIIDGVRLHSGKRYTYKHNDLESMEKNLQRATKMATETGGGILFITEGVFGMRGQQGKLKEIVALKEKYNFRLLVDDAHGFGTLGKTGAGAGEEQGCQDGIDVYFSTFAKSMANIGAFVAADKDVIDYLKYNLRSQMFAKALPMIQTIGSLKRLELLRNNPGLKDKLWENVNALQNGLKERNFNIGDTNTCVTPVYLEGSVPEAMVMVNDLRENYGIFLSIVIYPVIPKGIILLRMIPTTSHTIDDVNETLTAFEAIREKLENGTYKDIASRTTVDLDA; translated from the coding sequence ATGGTAAAAGATTTATTCGAAAGAATTCAAAACAATAAAGGTCCTCTAGGGAAATGGGCTTCACAAGCTGAAGGGTATTTTGTTTTTCCAAAATTAGAAGGTGAGTTGGGACCTAGAATGCAGTTTGGAGGTAAAAATATTTTGAATTGGAGTTTGAATGACTATCTAGGCTTAGCCAATCATCCTGAAGTTCGTCAGGCTGATACAGATGCCGCTGCACAGTATGGAGCAGCATATCCTATGGGCGCAAGAATGATGAGTGGTCATACAAAATATCACGAGCAGTTAGAAAATGAGTTAGCCACTTTTGTTATGAAAGAATCAGCTTACTTATTGAATTTTGGATACCAAGGAATTATGTCCACTATTGATGCTTTAGTGACACGTAACGATATTATTGTATATGACGTAGACGCACATGCATGTATTATAGATGGAGTACGTTTGCACAGTGGAAAAAGATATACTTACAAGCACAATGATCTTGAAAGTATGGAGAAAAACCTGCAACGTGCTACTAAAATGGCTACTGAAACAGGTGGTGGGATTTTGTTTATTACCGAAGGTGTTTTTGGTATGCGAGGACAACAAGGTAAATTGAAAGAAATTGTTGCTTTAAAAGAAAAGTACAATTTCCGTTTGTTAGTTGATGATGCACACGGTTTTGGAACCTTAGGTAAAACAGGAGCTGGAGCAGGTGAGGAACAAGGTTGTCAAGATGGTATTGATGTATACTTCTCTACATTTGCAAAATCCATGGCTAATATTGGTGCTTTTGTGGCAGCTGATAAAGACGTTATTGATTATTTAAAATACAATTTACGTTCTCAAATGTTTGCCAAAGCATTGCCAATGATTCAAACTATTGGTTCTTTAAAAAGATTGGAATTGTTGCGTAACAACCCAGGATTGAAAGATAAACTTTGGGAAAATGTAAACGCATTACAAAACGGATTAAAAGAGAGAAACTTTAATATTGGTGATACTAATACGTGTGTTACTCCAGTTTATCTTGAAGGAAGTGTTCCAGAAGCTATGGTGATGGTAAATGATTTAAGAGAAAATTATGGTATCTTTTTAAGTATTGTAATCTATCCTGTAATTCCAAAAGGAATTATTTTATTGCGTATGATACCTACAACTTCACATACTATTGATGATGTTAATGAAACATTGACAGCATTTGAAGCTATTCGTGAAAAACTAGAAAATGGTACTTATAAGGACATTGCAAGTAGAACTACAGTTGATTTAGACGCTTAA
- a CDS encoding DUF3575 domain-containing protein → MKCKLLILAAVLFNISIAVAQSPGEIDSKERITISDDVDSPKKNNFKISLTSLIFGNYQLQYERSLTKRIGLVVGYSFIPKGAVPFRTQLNDLTADSEDTQGIFENAELGYKAFTPEIRFYLGKGYGKGFYVAPFYRNVRYDITNVNFTFSSEPAGVTKQNLAMGGELTANSFGLQLGAQFHLGKHIILDWWIVGPHYGTSKGDFVGITDRNLTTFEQQELKKELDNIELPLSDIKTEVNARGAKIIVSGPWGGVRSGISLGYRF, encoded by the coding sequence ATGAAATGTAAATTACTTATCCTTGCAGCTGTGCTGTTTAACATTAGTATTGCTGTTGCACAATCTCCTGGAGAAATTGATAGTAAAGAACGTATCACTATCAGTGATGATGTAGATTCTCCAAAAAAGAACAACTTTAAAATCAGTTTAACCAGTTTAATTTTTGGAAACTATCAGTTGCAATACGAAAGAAGTCTTACTAAGCGCATTGGACTTGTTGTAGGGTATAGTTTTATTCCAAAAGGAGCAGTTCCATTTAGAACACAATTAAATGACTTAACAGCAGATAGCGAAGATACTCAAGGTATTTTTGAAAATGCAGAATTGGGTTACAAAGCTTTTACTCCAGAGATTAGATTTTACTTAGGAAAAGGATACGGAAAAGGTTTTTATGTAGCTCCATTCTACAGAAATGTAAGGTATGATATTACCAATGTAAATTTCACTTTTAGTAGTGAACCTGCAGGAGTAACAAAGCAAAATCTTGCAATGGGCGGTGAATTGACTGCTAATTCCTTTGGATTACAGCTTGGTGCACAATTTCATTTAGGGAAACATATCATCCTTGATTGGTGGATCGTAGGTCCTCATTATGGTACTTCAAAAGGTGATTTTGTGGGAATAACGGATAGAAACTTAACAACTTTTGAACAGCAAGAGTTGAAAAAAGAACTAGATAACATTGAACTTCCATTATCTGATATAAAAACAGAGGTTAATGCTCGTGGTGCTAAGATCATTGTAAGTGGCCCATGGGGTGGTGTAAGAAGCGGAATTAGCTTAGGATACCGATTCTAA
- a CDS encoding DUF4834 family protein has protein sequence MQTASFKSVLNTILFIIAFYYIFKFLAKLFLPLIIKKVVEKASQNMQQQQYQQKSWNNTQQQQQQDEIIYSTENVKKPRETKKVGDYVDYEEID, from the coding sequence ATGCAAACAGCTTCTTTTAAAAGTGTTTTAAATACAATTTTATTTATCATTGCATTTTACTACATATTCAAATTTTTAGCAAAACTTTTTTTGCCATTAATTATAAAAAAAGTAGTAGAAAAAGCAAGTCAAAACATGCAACAACAGCAATATCAGCAAAAATCTTGGAACAATACGCAGCAACAGCAGCAACAAGATGAAATAATTTATAGCACAGAAAACGTAAAAAAACCACGCGAGACTAAAAAAGTAGGGGATTACGTGGACTATGAAGAAATAGATTAA
- a CDS encoding transporter produces MRKFKSFLVAALFAIPSIQYAQYTDEINSNRPGETMSAFAVGKSVIQVETGVYGINQKHNLLGYEANGFGLDATLRWGLFLERLELIADIQYQNETYTSLFSKTAIADFKQLVLGAKYLIYDPNKNYKKKVNLYSWKANKAFHWRQLIPAVSGFVGVNYSAENNPYAFSNRNPTESRYPAQFSPKAMLITQNNLGDGRWVLVSNFTADYIGTDFPSYGYAVTLTRGFNNKWSGFVENQGIKSDLYADAIIRGGAAYLLNKNMQVDASIGSSFKETPSALFGGIGFSWRYDGKYKEVRIDVKPDKKEAKAKKVAKKIKKG; encoded by the coding sequence ATGCGAAAATTCAAATCATTCCTTGTAGCGGCTCTTTTTGCAATTCCAAGTATTCAATATGCACAGTACACCGATGAAATAAACTCTAATAGACCCGGAGAAACCATGTCTGCATTTGCCGTGGGTAAATCAGTTATTCAGGTTGAAACAGGAGTTTATGGAATCAATCAAAAACACAATTTATTGGGGTATGAAGCAAATGGTTTTGGTCTTGATGCCACATTGCGCTGGGGTTTGTTTCTGGAACGTTTAGAGTTGATAGCTGATATTCAATATCAAAATGAAACGTATACTTCTTTGTTCAGCAAAACGGCCATTGCTGATTTTAAACAACTTGTTTTAGGAGCAAAATATTTAATTTACGACCCTAATAAAAATTATAAGAAAAAAGTAAACCTATATAGTTGGAAAGCAAACAAGGCGTTTCACTGGCGTCAATTAATTCCTGCTGTTTCAGGTTTTGTAGGCGTAAATTATTCGGCAGAGAATAATCCGTATGCGTTTTCAAACAGAAACCCAACCGAAAGTAGATATCCTGCTCAATTCTCGCCAAAAGCAATGTTAATTACTCAAAACAATCTAGGTGACGGAAGATGGGTTTTAGTTTCAAATTTCACTGCAGATTATATTGGTACAGATTTTCCTAGCTATGGTTATGCCGTTACACTTACACGTGGTTTTAATAACAAATGGTCTGGTTTTGTAGAAAATCAAGGTATAAAAAGTGACTTGTATGCAGATGCCATCATAAGAGGTGGAGCAGCTTATTTACTCAACAAAAACATGCAAGTAGACGCTTCAATAGGCTCTAGTTTTAAAGAAACTCCATCAGCTTTATTCGGTGGAATAGGTTTTTCATGGCGATATGATGGCAAATACAAAGAAGTTCGCATTGATGTAAAACCAGACAAAAAAGAAGCTAAAGCTAAAAAAGTAGCCAAAAAAATTAAAAAAGGATAA